One segment of Clostridium ljungdahlii DSM 13528 DNA contains the following:
- a CDS encoding APC family permease translates to MESKLEKRYGLITAIAMVIGIVIGSGVFFKAEKVLTATGGNLTLGILAWVIGGIIMISCAYTFAVMATKYQYVNGVVDYAEATLGKKYAYYVGWFMALIYYPTLTSVLAWVSARYTCVLLGFSITGGECMTIAGLYLIASFALNSLSPILAGKFQVSTTIIKLIPLALMAVIGTVVGVGNGMIAYNFTTVVKEVNTSNALFTAVVATAFAYEGWIIATSINAELKDAKKNLPLALVGGTFVIMIIYILYYVGLAGAVTNKVMMAGGEAGAKLAFQTVFSSVGGSLLFVFVIISCLGTLNGLMLGCTRGIYSLAARNIGPKPDVFKQVDNVTNMPTNSSVFGLLLCGIWLLYFYGANLTKPWFGFFSFDSSELPIVTIYALYIPIFVMMMKKEKDLNSFKRFIAPIISLAGCVFMIIAACFSHKMEVVAYLIVFAVVMIFGAAFSKEKIAE, encoded by the coding sequence ATGGAATCAAAGTTAGAAAAAAGGTATGGCCTTATTACGGCTATAGCCATGGTTATTGGTATTGTTATAGGTAGTGGTGTATTTTTTAAAGCAGAAAAAGTTTTAACTGCAACAGGTGGAAATCTTACACTTGGCATACTGGCCTGGGTTATAGGTGGTATTATTATGATTTCTTGTGCCTATACTTTTGCTGTAATGGCAACTAAGTATCAATATGTAAACGGTGTAGTGGATTATGCAGAAGCTACTTTGGGCAAAAAATATGCATATTATGTTGGGTGGTTTATGGCACTCATTTACTATCCAACATTGACGTCAGTATTAGCATGGGTTTCCGCTAGATATACTTGTGTATTACTTGGATTCTCAATTACAGGTGGAGAGTGCATGACTATTGCAGGTCTATATTTGATAGCAAGTTTTGCGTTAAATTCACTGTCACCAATTTTAGCAGGTAAATTTCAGGTTAGTACAACTATTATAAAGCTTATTCCACTAGCTTTAATGGCTGTAATTGGAACAGTTGTAGGTGTGGGTAATGGCATGATTGCATATAATTTTACAACAGTAGTAAAGGAAGTCAATACTTCTAATGCATTATTTACAGCTGTTGTTGCTACAGCTTTTGCTTATGAAGGATGGATAATTGCTACAAGTATTAATGCTGAGTTAAAAGATGCAAAGAAAAATCTTCCATTGGCTCTTGTTGGAGGAACTTTTGTAATTATGATTATTTACATACTCTATTATGTAGGGTTAGCTGGAGCAGTAACAAATAAGGTTATGATGGCTGGCGGTGAAGCAGGAGCTAAATTAGCTTTTCAGACAGTTTTTTCATCAGTAGGTGGTTCACTGCTGTTTGTATTTGTTATCATTTCTTGTCTTGGAACTTTAAATGGATTAATGCTTGGATGTACCCGAGGTATTTATTCTTTAGCAGCAAGGAATATTGGACCAAAACCAGATGTATTTAAGCAAGTTGATAATGTAACAAATATGCCTACTAATTCATCTGTATTTGGATTGCTTCTTTGTGGTATATGGTTATTATACTTCTATGGTGCTAACTTAACAAAGCCTTGGTTTGGATTTTTCTCTTTTGATTCTTCCGAATTACCTATAGTTACTATTTATGCATTGTATATTCCTATTTTTGTTATGATGATGAAAAAAGAAAAAGATTTAAACTCATTTAAGAGATTTATAGCACCTATTATTTCTCTAGCTGGATGTGTTTTTATGATAATTGCTGCTTGCTTTTCTCATAAAATGGAGGTTGTTGCATATCTGATCGTTTTTGCAGTTGTAATGATTTTTGGGGCTGCGTTTTCTAAAGAAAAAATTGCGGAATAA
- a CDS encoding sugar kinase produces the protein MIRLTENKIVIIKRKTGLEELIARYNTIEQAKFYIEHLGSDFSDYVTEDKIYKQAVSKAQSQLEELGRTQIVDRDFVPNFIFGGNDLVVVIGQDGLVANTLKYLSNQLLIGVNPDPSRWDGVLLPFKVDDLKLVVKDVFNVKRQVKEVSMAKAALNDGQSIYAVNDLFIGQKSHVSARYSIKLGNDEEHQSSSGVIVSTGLGSTGWLKSILTGAANIINSTSNSDLKIKQKNNPAWDIDYLYFSVREPFPSRTTKADIVFGRIKKGSQLKISSQMPENGVIFSDGIESDYLKFNSGIEATITLAEKKGHLVI, from the coding sequence ATGATAAGATTAACTGAAAATAAGATAGTTATAATAAAGAGGAAGACAGGACTTGAAGAATTAATTGCAAGATATAATACAATTGAACAAGCAAAGTTTTATATCGAACATCTTGGAAGTGACTTTTCAGATTATGTCACTGAAGATAAAATTTATAAACAAGCTGTATCTAAAGCTCAAAGTCAACTTGAAGAATTAGGCAGAACTCAAATTGTCGATAGGGATTTTGTACCTAATTTTATATTTGGGGGTAATGATTTAGTGGTAGTTATAGGACAGGATGGTCTTGTGGCAAATACTTTAAAGTATCTTTCAAATCAGCTTTTAATTGGTGTAAATCCTGATCCTTCAAGATGGGATGGAGTGCTTCTTCCATTTAAAGTTGATGATCTTAAATTGGTTGTTAAAGATGTTTTTAATGTAAAAAGACAAGTTAAAGAAGTTTCCATGGCGAAAGCAGCTTTAAATGATGGACAGAGTATTTATGCTGTAAATGACTTGTTCATAGGACAAAAAAGTCATGTATCTGCTAGGTACAGTATAAAGTTAGGAAACGATGAAGAACATCAATCTTCAAGTGGAGTTATTGTATCTACAGGTCTTGGTTCAACAGGGTGGCTCAAAAGTATACTTACAGGTGCTGCAAATATTATAAATAGCACATCAAATTCAGATCTTAAAATCAAACAAAAAAATAATCCAGCTTGGGATATTGATTATTTGTACTTTTCTGTACGAGAGCCTTTCCCAAGTAGAACTACAAAAGCAGATATAGTTTTTGGGAGAATTAAAAAAGGATCTCAACTAAAGATATCATCTCAAATGCCTGAAAATGGAGTCATATTCAGTGATGGCATTGAAAGTGACTACCTCAAATTTAACTCTGGTATAGAAGCCACAATCACACTTGCTGAAAAAAAGGGCCATCTAGTTATATGA
- the metA gene encoding homoserine O-acetyltransferase MetA — protein MPINIPNDLPASKTLKAENIFVMNEKRALKQDIRPLNIVILNLMPVKTVTEVQLLRLLSNSPIQVDITLMYPKSHRSKNTSEQYLLKYYETFDEIKGRKFDGMIITGAPVEKLKFEDVDYWDELTEIMDWSKKNVYSTLHICWGSQAGLYHHFGIPKYILDKKMFGVFAHIINEENTQLLRGFDDIFYAPHSRHTCVKKEDIEKVPELEILSESKDAGVYIVSTKGGRQIFVTGHPEYDTLTLKSEYDRDVAANLPIEIPKNYFPHNDTAKQPRATWKSHANLLFLNWLNYYVYQETPYNLDSLQ, from the coding sequence ATGCCAATAAATATACCCAATGACCTTCCAGCTTCTAAAACACTGAAGGCTGAAAACATATTTGTAATGAATGAAAAACGTGCATTAAAACAAGATATAAGACCTCTTAATATAGTCATATTGAATCTAATGCCGGTTAAAACCGTTACGGAAGTACAACTTTTAAGGTTGCTTAGTAATTCCCCTATTCAAGTTGATATAACATTAATGTATCCTAAATCTCACAGATCAAAAAATACTTCAGAACAATATCTTCTCAAGTATTATGAAACTTTTGATGAAATAAAGGGCAGAAAATTTGATGGCATGATAATAACAGGAGCACCTGTTGAAAAACTGAAATTTGAAGATGTTGACTATTGGGATGAATTAACTGAAATAATGGACTGGAGTAAAAAAAACGTGTATTCAACACTGCACATATGTTGGGGCTCTCAGGCCGGACTTTACCACCATTTTGGTATTCCAAAATATATTTTAGATAAAAAAATGTTTGGTGTTTTTGCACATATAATAAATGAAGAAAACACACAGTTACTTAGAGGATTTGACGATATATTTTACGCACCTCATTCAAGGCATACCTGTGTAAAAAAAGAAGATATTGAAAAAGTACCTGAATTAGAAATACTTTCAGAATCAAAAGATGCCGGAGTCTATATAGTATCAACAAAAGGCGGACGTCAAATTTTTGTAACAGGGCATCCTGAATATGATACCTTAACATTAAAATCAGAATATGACAGGGACGTAGCAGCTAATTTGCCCATAGAAATTCCGAAAAATTATTTTCCTCATAATGATACAGCAAAACAGCCTAGAGCAACTTGGAAAAGTCATGCCAACCTTTTATTTCTAAACTGGCTAAATTACTATGTATATCAAGAGACACCTTATAATTTGGATAGTCTTCAATAA
- a CDS encoding SPFH domain-containing protein, with protein sequence MFGFKFIKFQPSEYVLKYRNGKIVREGAGISFYYYVPTTSIVLVPIGSVDSPFIFEEVTSDFQTVTVQGQVTFRIVDQKKIAGVLNYTFDMKKGKGYVSDDPQKLPQRVINIVRVLTKKTIENLELKEAIKSSEVLASEILSNIKKSEEIELLGIEILGLSILNIVPNKETARALEAQTREQILKKADEAIYERRNASIEQERRVKENEYNTEIAVENKKKQVRETQLEAERTFQQKQNELKQEKMNFETALEEKKRSLVDISVKNSKVRADAKAYELSAVMKSLEGIDSNVIQSLASIGMQPNKLAALALQELAENAGKIGQLNISPDLFQEILKGRN encoded by the coding sequence ATGTTTGGATTTAAATTTATAAAATTTCAACCAAGTGAGTATGTGTTAAAGTATAGGAATGGTAAAATTGTAAGGGAAGGTGCTGGAATATCATTTTATTACTATGTTCCAACCACTTCAATTGTTCTTGTCCCTATTGGAAGTGTGGATTCACCTTTTATTTTTGAAGAAGTTACTTCAGATTTTCAGACGGTTACAGTTCAAGGACAGGTTACTTTCAGAATTGTCGATCAAAAGAAAATTGCAGGAGTTTTAAATTATACATTTGATATGAAGAAAGGAAAGGGATATGTTTCAGATGATCCTCAAAAACTTCCGCAGAGAGTAATAAATATTGTAAGGGTGCTAACTAAAAAGACAATCGAAAATTTAGAACTCAAAGAGGCTATTAAATCAAGTGAAGTACTTGCAAGTGAGATATTGAGTAATATTAAAAAAAGTGAGGAGATAGAACTTCTTGGAATTGAGATACTTGGACTTTCAATATTAAATATCGTTCCAAATAAAGAAACCGCAAGGGCATTAGAAGCTCAGACAAGAGAACAAATCTTGAAAAAAGCAGATGAAGCTATTTATGAGAGAAGAAATGCTTCAATTGAACAGGAAAGACGTGTAAAGGAAAATGAATACAATACGGAGATAGCAGTTGAAAACAAGAAAAAACAAGTTAGAGAAACTCAACTTGAAGCAGAGAGAACTTTCCAGCAAAAGCAAAATGAACTCAAACAAGAAAAGATGAATTTTGAAACTGCACTTGAAGAAAAAAAGAGATCACTTGTCGACATTTCTGTAAAAAATTCAAAAGTTAGAGCTGATGCAAAAGCTTATGAATTGTCAGCTGTTATGAAGTCACTAGAAGGAATAGATTCTAATGTAATACAATCTCTTGCAAGTATTGGAATGCAGCCAAATAAATTAGCAGCACTTGCACTTCAAGAACTAGCAGAGAATGCAGGAAAAATTGGACAGCTCAATATATCACCTGATCTTTTTCAGGAAATACTTAAAGGGAGAAATTAG
- a CDS encoding methyl-accepting chemotaxis protein has product MKAFNITKIVLLIITYFQYLYLNFTMHLNSIWLIVFFFVILGALFFDMKMIIESIALSLLCQIIVFVNNPSIFQDKQLIIAETAMKIITIFITLALIFIVVYFASNLLKSIGDKEIELKKEKQKLLDLFGNIAQISGTVLSSSENLSAAIEEQTSSLLEVSETSQSVSKSFGEMLDKSNKNKEILNTLLNANEVVAKKTKDSEDKINYFINITDKNQKSLNDTLSIIMDIKNSIEDTFKSTKDLKQKSRQVDEILNIIGDISEQTNLLALNASIESARAGENGKGFAVVADEIRKLAEGTKQSLNQASAIVDELKNKIDVVQKQMTYNSEKSQNGNSIINETVRGINAMTSNLKLFSNNVLDTNNASTTLFTKTKNVVQFNEEVSNMTKDTISKYEMITETISQNAATSEEIEANINELRNVAEDMNKLIK; this is encoded by the coding sequence ATGAAAGCATTTAATATAACAAAAATTGTACTTTTAATAATAACTTATTTTCAGTATTTATATTTGAACTTTACAATGCACTTAAATTCCATATGGCTTATAGTTTTCTTTTTCGTTATTCTTGGAGCCTTGTTTTTTGATATGAAAATGATTATAGAGTCGATAGCTTTAAGCCTTTTATGTCAAATCATAGTATTTGTAAATAATCCTTCAATTTTTCAGGATAAACAATTGATTATTGCAGAAACGGCTATGAAAATCATCACTATTTTTATAACTTTAGCATTAATTTTCATAGTTGTATACTTTGCATCTAATCTATTAAAGTCAATTGGTGATAAGGAAATTGAGTTAAAAAAAGAAAAGCAAAAATTGTTAGATTTATTTGGAAATATAGCTCAAATTTCTGGTACTGTTTTATCATCAAGTGAAAACTTAAGTGCAGCTATTGAAGAACAAACAAGTTCACTTTTGGAAGTTTCAGAGACAAGCCAATCTGTATCAAAAAGTTTTGGTGAAATGCTTGATAAATCAAATAAGAATAAAGAAATATTAAATACTTTATTAAATGCTAATGAGGTTGTTGCTAAAAAAACCAAGGATAGTGAAGATAAAATAAATTACTTTATAAATATTACAGATAAAAATCAGAAATCTTTAAATGATACTCTTTCAATTATTATGGATATAAAAAATAGTATAGAGGATACGTTTAAGTCTACAAAAGATTTAAAGCAAAAATCAAGACAAGTAGATGAGATATTAAATATTATAGGAGATATATCAGAACAAACTAATCTTCTTGCTTTAAATGCATCAATTGAATCAGCAAGAGCAGGTGAAAATGGTAAAGGGTTTGCAGTAGTAGCAGATGAAATAAGAAAATTAGCTGAAGGAACAAAACAATCACTTAATCAAGCAAGTGCAATAGTGGATGAACTAAAAAATAAAATTGATGTAGTTCAAAAACAAATGACGTATAATAGCGAAAAGTCTCAGAACGGTAATAGTATTATTAATGAAACAGTCAGAGGAATAAATGCTATGACTTCCAATTTGAAATTATTTAGTAATAATGTTCTGGATACAAATAACGCTTCTACTACATTATTTACAAAAACTAAAAATGTAGTTCAATTTAATGAAGAAGTATCGAATATGACAAAAGATACAATATCAAAATATGAAATGATAACAGAAACAATATCTCAAAATGCTGCCACCAGTGAAGAAATAGAAGCTAACATTAATGAACTTAGAAATGTTGCTGAAGATATGAATAAACTTATTAAATAG